The DNA segment TGGTCCAACGGCACCGACACCGCGCTGGTCTCCCTGGTGATCGTGGCCACCTGGGCCAACCTCGGCGGCACCGTCCTCATCTACCTCGCCGCCCTCCAGTCCATCCCCGGCGAGCTGTACGAGGCCGCCGAACTCGACGGGGCCAACCTGCTCCAGCGCATCCGGCACGTCACGGTCCCGCAGACCCGGTTCGTGATCCTGATGCTGATGCTCCTTCAGATCATCGCCACCATGCAGGTGTTCACCGAGCCGTTCGTGATCACCGGCGGCGGCCCGGAGAGCGCGACCGTCACCGTGCTCTACCTGATCTACAAGTACGCCTTCCTCTACAACGACTTCGGCGGGGCCTGTGCCCTCAGCGTGATGCTGCTGGTGCTGCTCGGCGCCTTCTCCGCCCTGTACCTGCGGCTCACCCGCACGGAGGGCGACGCATGAGCACCCGTACCCTCATCTCCCCGGCCACCCTCGCCCGCCCGCGCGGAAAGGCCATCTACTGGACGGTCTTCGGGTCCGTCGTCGTCCTCTTCGCGCTCGCCTTCCTGTTCCCGGTGTACTGGATGGCGTCCGGCGCGATGAAGTCCCCGGACGAGATCGCCCGGACCCCGCCCACGCTCGTCCCCGAGCACTGGCACCTGGACGGCTACACCGACGCCTGGGACCTGATGCAGCTCCCGCAGCACCTGTGGAACACCGTGGTGCAGGCGGCCGGTGCCTGGGCCTTCCAGCTCGTGTTCTGCACGGCCGCCGCGTACGCGCTGTCCAAGCTGAAGCCCGCCTTCGGCAACGTGATCCTCGGCGGCATCCTCGCCACCCTGATGGTCCCGGCGCAGGCGCTCGTCGTACCGAAGTACCTGACCGCGGCCGACCTGCCGCTGATCCACACCAGCCTGCTCAACGACCCGCTCGGCATCTGGCTGCCGGCCGTCGCCAACGCCTTCAACCTGTACCTGCTCAAGCGGTTCTTCGACCAGCTGCCCCGCGATGTGCTGGAGGCCGCCGAGATCGACGGCGCGGGGAAGCTGCGCACCCTGTGGTCGGTCGTGCTGCCCATGTCCCGGCCGGTGCTCGGTGTGGTCTCCATCTTCGCGCTGGTCGCCGTCTGGCAGGACTTCCTCTGGCCGCTGATGGTCTTCTCCGACACCGACAAGCAGCCGATCAGTGTGGCGCTCGTCCAGTTGTCGCAGAACATTCAGCTCACCGTGCTCGTCGCGGCCATGGTGATCGCCAGCATCCCCATGGTGGCGCTCTTCCTCGTGTTCCAGCGGCACATCATCGCCGGGATCAGCGCGGGCAGCACCAAGGGCTGACCCGGCCCCCTCGACACACTCGACAGAAAGGGCACGCACCGTGGCACAGCCCAGCCATGCCCGCAGGCAGGCCGACTGGTGGCGCTCGGCCGTCATCTACCAGGTGTACGTACGCAGCTTCGCGGACGGCGACGGCGACGGCACCGGAGACCTCGCCGGGGTCCGCGCCCGGCTGCCCTACCTCGCCGAACTCGGCGTGGACGCACTGTGGTTCAACCCCTGGTACCTGTCCCCGATGAAGGACGGCGGCTACGACGTCGCCGACTACCGCACCGTCGACCCCGCCTTCGGCACCCTCGCCGAGGCCGAGAAGCTCATCGCGGAGGCCCGTGAGCGGGGCATCCGCACCATCGTCGACATCGTGCCCAACCACGTCTCCGACCAGCACCCCTGGTTCCGGGCCGCGCTCGCGGCCGGCCCCGGCAGCCCGGAGCGCGACCTGTTCCACTTCCGCCCCGGACGCGGCCAGGACGGTGAACTCCCCCCCAACGACTGGCCGTCGCAGTTCGTCGGCTCCACCGAACCGGTGTGGACCCGGCTGCCCGACGGCGACTGGTACCTGCACCTGTTCACCCCCGAGCAGCCCGACCTCAACTGGGCCCACCCGGCCGTCCACCGTGAGCACGAGGACATCCTGCGCTTCTGGTTCGAGCGCGGTGTCGAGGGCGTCCGCATCGACTCCGCCGCCCTGCTCGCCAAGGACCCCGACCTGCCCGACCTCGCCGGTGCCCCCGACCCGCACCCCTTCGTCGACCGCGACGAACTCCACGACGTGTACCGCTCCTGGCGCGCGGTCGCCGACGAGTACGGCGGGGTGTTCGTCGGCGAGGTCTGGCTCCCCGACGCCGAGCGCTTCGCCCGCTACCTCCGCCCCGACGAACTGCACACCGCCTTCAACTTCGCTTTCCTGTCGTGTCCTTGGGACGCGGACCGGCTGCGCGCCGCCATCGACTCCACCCTCGCCGAGCACGCCCCGGTGGGCGCTCCCGCCACCTGGGTGCTGTGCAACCACGACATCACCCGCACGGTCACCCGGTACGGTCGCGCCGACACCGGCTTCGACTTCGCCGCCAAGGCGTTCGGCACCCCCACCGACCTCGCGCTCGGCACCCGCCGCGCCCGCGCCGCCGCCCTGCTCTCCCTCGCCCTGCCCGGCTCGGTCTACCTGTACCAGGGGGAGGAGCTGGGCCTGCCCGAGGCGGACATCCCGGTGGACCGGATCGAGGACCCGATGCACCACCGCTCCGGCGGCACCGACCCCGGCCGCGACGGCTGCCGGGTCCCGCTGCCCTGGTCCGCCGACGCCCCGTACGCCGGCTTCGGCTCGCGCGGGGAGCCCTGGCTGCCGCAGCCGGCGGGCTGGGCGGAGTACGCGGCCGACCGGCAGGAGCGCGACCCGCACTCCATGCTCACCCTGTACCGGGAGGCGCTCGCCGCCCGTCCCGCGTTCGGCGAGGGCCCGCTGACCTGGCTGCCCGCCCCCGAGGGCGTTCTCGCCTTCGCCCGCGCCGACGGCGCCCTGTGCGTGGTGAACCTCGCCGCCACCCCCACCGAACTGCCCGCGCACTCCGAACTCCTGCTAAGCAGCGGCCCCTTGGACGAGTCGGGCCGGCTGCCGCAGGACACGGCGGTCTGGCTGCGCGCCTGAACCGTCCCACCTCCGCACCTGCTATCCCCGGCGCCCCCACCCCTGAAGGGATCAGCACATGCACAGCAGCACCGCCCGACACCTCAAGAGCCTGCCCGCCCTCTGCGCGGCCGTCGCCCTCGCCGCGGGCATGACCCTCGCCCTGGCCCCGGCCGCGCAGGCCGCCTCCGGCGCCGCCCTCCCGTTCACCTCGGTCGAGGCCGAGTCCGCGTCCACGACCGGCACCAAGATCGGCCCCGACTACACCCAGGGCAGCCTCGCCTCCGAGGCGTCCGGACGGCAGGCGGTACGCCTCAACTCCGGTCAGCGCGTGGAGTTCACCGTGCCGCGCGCGGCCAACGCGGTGAACGTCTCCTACAGCGTCCCGGACGGCCAGTCCGGCGCGCTCGCGGTGTACGTGAACGGCGCCCGGATCGCCAAGACGCTTCCCGTGACATCCAAGTACAGCTATGTCGACACCAGTTGGATCGCCGGGGCGAAGAGCCACCACTTCTTCGACAACGCCCGCCTCCTGCTCGGACAGAACGTCCAGGCGGGTGACAAGGTCGCCTTCGAGTCCACCGGCACCCAAGTCACGGTGGACGTGGCCGACTTCGAGCAGGCCGCGGCCGCAGCAACCCAGCCCGCCGGTTCGGTGTCCGTCGTCTCCAAGGGCGCCGATCCCAGTGGCGGTGGCGACTCCACCCAGGCGTTCCGCGACGCGATCGCGGCCGCGCAGGGCGGCACGGTGTGGATTCCGCCGGGCGACTACCGGATCACGTCCTCGCTGAGCGGGGTGCAGAACGTGACGCTGCGCGGCGCGGGGCACTGGTACTCGGTCGTGCACACCTCCCGCTTCATCGACCAGTCCAGCTCCTCCGGCAAGGTCAACCTGCGGGACTTCGCGGTGATCGGCGAGGTCACCGAGCGTGTCGACTCCAGCCCGGACAACTTCGTCAACGGCTCGCTCGGCCCCAACTCGTCGGTGTCCGGCATGTGGGTCCAGCACATGAAGGTCGGCCTGTGGCTGACGGGCGACAACGACAACCTGGTCGTGGAGAACAACCGCATCCTCGACACCACCGCCGACGGCCTCAACCTCAACGGCAACGCCCGAGGGGTCCGCGTCAGCAACAACTTCCTGCGCAACCAGGGCGACGACTCCCTCGCCATGTGGTCCCTCAACGGCCCCGACAGCAACTCCAGCTTCGAGAACAACACCATCTCGCAGCCCAACCTCGCCAACGGCATCGCCATCTACGGCGGCACCGACATCTCGGTGAAGAACAACCTGGTCTCCGACACCAACGCCCTCGGCAGCGGGATCGCCATCTCCAACCAGAAGTTCCTGGACCCCTTCTCCCCGCTGGCCGGCACCATCACCGTCTCGGGCAACACCCTGGTCCGCACGGGCGCCGTCAACCCCAACTGGAACCACCCGATGGGCGCGCTGCGCGTCGACTCCTACGACAGCGCCATCAACGCCACGGTCAACATCACCGACACCACGATCACCGACAGCCCGTACTCCGCCTTCGAGTTCGTCTCCGGCGGCGGACAGGGCTACCCGGTGCGCAACGTCAACGTGACCGGAGCGACGGTGAAGAACACCGGGACCGTGGTCGTGCAGGCCGAGGCGCAGGGCGCGGCCACCTTCAAGAACGTCACCGCCACCCAGGTGGGCGTCGCCGGGATCTACAACTGCCCCTACCCGGCGAACTCCGGCTCCTTCGCGCTCACCGACGGCGGCGGCAACTCCGGCTGGAACAGCACCTGGGCGGACTGCTCGACCTGGCCCCAGCCCGGCCAGGGCAACCCCGACCCCGACCCGGGCCGCAACCTGGCCAAGGGCCGTCCTGCCACCGCGACCGGCTCCCAGGACGTCTACACGCCCGGCAAGGCGGCCGACGGGGACGCCAACACGTACTGGGAGTCGGCCAACAACGCCTTCCCGCAGTCCTGGACGTCCGACCTCGGCTCCGCCTACCCGGTGCGCCGCGTCGTCCTCAAGCTGCCCCCGTCCTCGGCCTGGGGCGCCCGTACCCAGACCATCGCCGTCCAGGGCAGCACCGACGGCTCGAACTTCACCACCCTGTCCGCCGCCAAGGGCTACCGCTTCGATCCGGCGAGCGGCAACACCGTCACCGTCTCCCTCCCCAGCGGCACCAGCCTGCGCCACCTCCGCCTGACCGTCACCGCCAACACCGGCTGGCCGGCGGCCCAGTTCAGCGAGGTGGAGGCGTACCAGACCTCCTGACAGCCCCCATACCGGCCCGCTCCCCAAACGGGGGAGCGGGTTCCGGTGTGTCCGGAACCGTGCCGATTGTCGGCTGAACGCCTATCGTCGTGTCGTGACCTACGCAGCTTCACGGGACGCGGACCCCGAGTCCAACTGGCCGCGCGGCAGCTACCTCGGCCGGCTCACCGAGGCCGCGCTCGGGGATCTGCTGACACTCGGGCGTCCGCGCCGCTTCGGCGCCAGGGACCTGCTGGTCCGCCAGGGCGACACCGACCGGCACACCCTGCTGCTGCTCACCGGCTTCACCAAGGTCACCGCGACCGCGCAGAACGGGCGGGAGTCGCTGCTGGCGATCCGGCTGGGCGGCGACATCATCGGCGAGATGGCGGCGGTCGGCGACATGCCGCGCACGGCCACCGTCACCGCCTGCGGCCCGGTCACCGCGCGGGCCGTGCCCCACGAGACCCTGCGCGCCTTCCTGCTCCGCCGCCCCGACGCCGCCCTGGAGCTGACCGGCATCGTCTCGGAGCGGCTGCGCTGGGCCAACAACCGGCGCCTGGAGTTCCGCGGTTACAACGTGAAGGAGCGGCTGGCCCGCATCCTGGTCGACCTCGCGGCGAGCCACGGACGGCCCGGCCGGGACGGGGTGGAACTCGGATTCACCCTCACCCAGCCGGAGTTGGCGGCCCTCACCGGAGCGGCCGAGCCGACCGTGCACAAGGCGCTCAAGGAGCTGCGGGACGCCGAGCTGATCGCCACCGGTTACCGCACCACCACCGTCCTCGACCTGGACCTGCTGCGCGAGGAGGCCCGGCTGCTGCCCTCGGACCTCGACTGACCCGGCCCCGTCAGCCGGTGAACGCCCGCAGCAGCACACAGAGGCCGGCCGTGATGGCCATCGCCGCCGTGCACGCGATGGCGCCGGCCGCGTAACGGCACTTGGTCACGGTGATCGCCGCCATGAACCGGCACGCCTCCCACAGCTCCGCACTCTGCGGGCCGGGCTGTGCGATCGGCGTGGGCGCGGTGCGCGACAGGGCGCGCACGCTGAACCGGTTGAAGGAGGCCGGGCGCCACAGCCGGGGCCGCAGCACCAGCGCCAGGCACCCCACGCCGGTCACGAAGGCCACCGCGAACAGCACCACCAGCGTGTCCAGCAGCACCCCGCTCGCCGCGTGCTGCGCCCAGGCCGAGCGCGCTGTACGCACCCAGGGTCCGAAGGAGACCACCAGGGCGGCCTGCACCCCGGCGAGCACCCCGGCCTTGCCGTCGGCGAGCTGGTGGGTGGTCTGGAGTGAGGTCAGCATCACGGCCGCGTCCTGCGGTCCGTCCTGCGCCTGGTGGTTCATGCCGTCTCCTCGGTGACGCGCGAGCCCCGAGCCGGGGTGCGACCAGTAACGCGCGCTGGGGCGGAAGCCACCACCTAATTCGACGGGTTCCGGGAAAGGAGCCCGCATCCCGTATTTGTACGGGGTTCCGGGTCGCGCCGGCTGATACGACATATTCCGTGGCGGTCGAAACAACACCGGACCCGAGGCTGTTTCTGTCTCGTTTTCGCAACAGAGGTATCCGTCGATGGGCGGGAATGCAATGCTGCTTGCCCCATCTCGATCGAGGCGTTCCGACGTGCGGGATTCGATCACGTTTCCGAAGGAATAGAACATGAATCGAATGAAAGGATTCTCGCGCCGCCCCCTCTTCTCGGTGGACGCGGAAGGGTACGGCCGGAGCCATCCGAGGCGTCAGCACTGGATGCAGGAAGCCATCCACCAGGTGCTGGGTCAGGCGGCCGTGGAGGTCGGCTTCGAGCGGGAGGCGTGGCAGACGCAGCTCGCGGGGGACTCCGCCTTCAGCGTGCTGGGCGCCGACGAGTCCGAGCCGGTGCTCGTGGACGACTTCGTCCGCCACCTGGACTCCGGTCTGCGCGATGTCAACGACGGCCGCGAGGCCGGGGCCCGGCTGCGGCTGCGGGCCGCGTTCCACTACGGGGTGGCCGTCCCGGCGCGCGGCGGCTTCTCCGACCGGGGCGCGGTGGAGACCGCCCGCATCCTGGACTGCCGGCCGCTGCGGGAGGCGCTGCGGCTCAGCCCGGCCGCGATGCTGGCCACGGCGGTCTCCCGCGAGGTCTTCCACACCGTGATCGGCGGCGCGTACACCACCCTGCGCGCCGAGGAGTTCCGCGAGTTCCGGGTGCGGTCCAAGGAGTTCGACGACGCGGTGTGGATCAGGGTGCCGGGCGGGGACGTGCACGCGCTCCCGCTGCCGGGCGGCGACGAGCCTCCCGCGGCCCCCGCTCCGGCGCCCGCGCGGGCCGACGCCCCGGCGCGGACGCCCGTACCCGGCCAGCACTCCGAAATGGTTTTCGAAGCCCCGGTGCACGGTCCTGTCATCGGCATCATGAATCAGTACCGCCCATGAACAGTGCCGTCCCGTCCCCCGGGAACCCGCCGTCCGGGCCGGCCCCGGACGGGGAAGTGAACAGCTCCATTCCGCCCGCCGCCGGAACCTGGAAAACACCGGGAGCCGAGAGAGAACCCGGCATGGATAAAGTCCAGGGCGCCGATAAAAGGGAATCCGCGCACCCGGTACGCGATACGGAGGCACCGGCCGGGAATTCCGCGACCGCTGGGACTCGGGAGACGGGTGATACCCCCCGAGAGCCGGGAATCCCGGAATCCGCGCAGCCCGGCGCCCGGGAGGTACCGGGCCCGGAACCGGTGGACACCTCAAAAACCCGGGCCCCCGCCGAGGCCGACGAGCAGGTGTCCGCGCTCCACTCCACCTACACCACGGTCAACCAGTACCTGTACGGCAACGTCGGCCGGGGCGGGGTGACCGGGATCGCGGGCGCCGCTGCCGTCCCGATGGGCAGGGCCACCGGGCCCATGCGGCCCGAGGAGATCACCGGGCTGCTCGAACGTTACGCGGAGCCCGAAGCGTTCGCGGACGCCCTCGCCGCCCTCCGCGCGGATCATGTGGTGACCCTGACCGGCGAGTCCGGGACCGGGCGGCGCTCGGGCGCCGTCGCCCTGCTGAAGAAGGCGATGGCCGGAGACGGCCGGGTGATCGTGCTCTCCCCGGACAGCACCCTCGACCAGCTCGCGGACCGCCGCTTCGACGCGGGGAACGGCTATGTGGTGCTGGACCGCGTCCACGACGGCTCCCTCAACGACGCGCAGGCCGACTTCGCCTGGCGCAGGGTGCAGGAACGCGTCCACGACAGTGACGCCCATCTGGTCGTCACCACCCGGCCCCGGCTGGAACGCCGGCTCCCCACGGCGGTCAGCCATGTGCCCTGGGCCGCTCCCGCCACCGAGCAGGTGCTCCGCCTCAGGCTGCGGCTCGGCGGGGTCGCCGAGGAGACGATCGCCGAGGCGGTCAAGCTGATCCGGGTCAACTGCCCTGTCGCCAAGGCCGCCGAGGTCGCCGACGGCATCTGCGCGGGCGGCGCCCCGGAGGAGGTGTGGAACGACTACGACACCGGCACCTACGACACCGTGCGCCGCTGGTTCCACGCGCCCGGCCGCACGATGCGGGAGGTCCTCCAGGTCACCACGGTGGCCTTCGCCGCCGGCAACGGCATCCGTGCCTGCGAGGAGCTGTTCGCGCTGCTCGACGGCCATGTGGGCCGCCAGTTCGCGCGGTCGGCGGCGGGCGGCACGACCAACGCCGTCTCCGTACCGGTCGCCTCCGGCGCCGCGCAGAAGGGGAACGATCTCACCGGGAAGCACGTGAACGGCGCCGAGTCCGCGCTGTACGACAGCCGCCGGGCCATGCTGGACATCGAGCTGCTGACCCTGCGGCAGGTCCCGGTGGGCGCGGTCGTGCGCGAGGTCGTGGAGTTCGCCGCCCCTTCGCACCGGCGCTGGGTGTTCATCGTGCTGTGCTCGCTCTTCGGCTCCGAGTTCTGGAACGGCGTGCAGAAGTGGCTCAGCGGCGTGCTCAGCGAGCCGGACGCGCCCTGCCCGCCGGGCACCGTCTCCGGTGACGAGTTCGAGGTGTCCCTGGCCGCGGGGCTGGCGATGCTCGCCACCAAGGACTTCGAGGAGGTCCTCGGCAAGTACCTGATGCCCTGGGCCCAGGGGCAGGCGGGGCAACGGGGACAGGCCATGGCCGTCTACGTGCTCTGGTACATGTGCCAGAGCGACCTGGGACTGGACACCACCGCCCTCGACATCGCACGCGGCTGGGCACGCTCCACGTCGCCCGAGCTGCGGGGCACCGCCGCGCTGGCCTTCAGCGGCTGGCTCGGAGTGCGGTTCCCCACCGACGCCGTGAAGTGGCTGTGGCACCTCATCGCCAACGAGAACGGTCAGGGTCTGGCCGCCGCCGCGCTGGCGAACCTCTTCGCGCTGCTCGTGTTCCACGACGAGGACACGTCGAGGGTGCTGGGCCTGCTCACCTACCGGCTGGACAAGCACACGAGCAGGTCCGGCCGCTTCCCGCTGAAGACGCTGACCTACGAGGTCGTGGTGATGATCCTCAGCATCCGGGACGCCTCCGGCAGGCCCGTCGCGCTGCGCCACTTCGTGCTGCGGCCCGCTCGGGGGAGTGCGCTCCTGACCCTGTGGGCCAGGGCCTTCTGCTACTGGCCTCTCCGCCCCATGGCCGTCAAGGCGTTCGCCGACCATCTCGGCGCACTCTCGACGCTCACCGATTCGCCCGTGGACATGGGCCGCGCTCTCGGCCGTGGTCTGCGCGAGCGGATGCCCGATCCGAGGGCGCGGCGCGCCCTGTGCATGGACCTGAGGCGGCTCACCGCCAAGAAGCAACCGCAGGACGCGATCCGTGCCCTGCTGGTCGAACTGTGCAAGTGATGAAAGGTGTTCAGATGAGCGACGCCTCGCCCGCACCGTATCCGGTCGTCACGACCCGGACCCTGGAACCACCGGCCGCCCGTGGCTGGCGCGGCATGGGCACCGCCCGGCGCGAGCGCTCGGAGCTGCCCCGCCTCGAACCGCACCAGGTCGCCGTGTACCGGGTGGGGGAGGACTGGGTGGAGAGCCACGGCGACCTCGACCTCCGCTCGGAGACGGCGGTACGGGCCACCTCCGTGGCCGTGGTCGACCGGCGCCGGGACGTGCCGGTGGAAGCCATGATCACCGTGCCCTCGGCCGACGGCACCGACTGCGCCGTACGCGTCCGCTTCCGCTGCACGGCCGAGGACGCCGTGGAGCTGATGCGCGAGGGCGGACCGTCCGACGCCTCCACCGCCCTCGTCTCCTACCTTCAGGGATGCCCGGCGCTGGCCGGGGAGTACGTGCCCCACGGGGACGCGCAGCTCGCCGAGGCCGGGAAGCGGATCTGCGCCAACGTCACCGCCCACGCCCTCACCCAGCCGCCCCGGCTGCCCGGCATGGCGGTCGAGCTGGTCAGCGTCGACCTGCTCAGCCCGGGGCAACTGCGTCAACTCCAGCAGCAGTTGGCGGAACTGGAGTTCACGCGGCAGCGGGACGCCGTGGAGCAGGCGGTCGTCCAGGAGCGCACCCGGCGGAAGCAGGAGCACGAGCAGGAACTCGCCCTGCTGACCCAGCAGCACCAGGAGGAACTCCAGCGGCGCGAGCAGGAGGCCGAGCTGAACCTCGCCGAGCAGCGGGCCGCGTACGAACGCGAGCAGGAGGCGCTCGACGTCGGCCAGGAGGAGCGGTTCGGCTCCCGCTTCGCCCTGTGGCGGGCCTACCGGCGCAAGGAGCTGACGGCCGAGCAGCTCGCCGACCGGCTGGGCAGCGCCGAGCGGGACGTGCGGGATGCCGAGGAGCGCCGGAACGAGACCCAGCGAGCCCTTCAGGAACGGCTGGACAAGCTGCTGCGCGAGGACCTGCGCATCGAGACCGAGCGGGCCGACCGCCGCTGGGAGGTGAAGCGGCAGGAGAAGGCGCGGGAGCTGGAGGCCAACCGCGAGGAGCGGCAGCGGCGCGACCAGCAGCGCCGCGAGGACGCCCTGCGCAAGGAGCGCGACGACCGGCAACGGGTCGATCGCCGCCAGGAGATGAAGTTCGAGCTGTACAAGCGGCTCGTCCACGAGGGCCACACCGCGACCATGCCCATCGACATGCAGCGACTGCTGGAGGAACTGCTCGGCGGCACCCTGGACAGCGTCTCCGGCGATGTCCGCACCGAGGTCGAGGCCGGCGAGCCCACCCCCGACGTTCCTCCGGCGGAGGCCACCACGGACGCGTCCCCTTCCGGGACCGCGAGCGGCGGCGCACGGGACTCCGCCGACGGCGAGCGGTACCCGGAGGACGAGCACGACCCCTACGACGTCGGTCCCGCGGGGAGGGAGGAATATGGCGACTGACCCGGGCACCCGCGGCCCCGGCCGCCTCCTGCGCGCCGGCATAGGCGTCCACGAACCGGTCCTCGACACCGTCCCGTCCGAGCGCCCCGTCTACACCCGATACGGCGGCCTGGTGCTGGCCACCGCGCTGCTGGGCGGGATCTCGGCGGCGGTGGCCCTGGACGCGCTGCTGCAAGGCGCGTCGGTGTGGGCCATGGTGGCGGGCGGGGCGGTGTGGACGGCCTTCGTCTTCCTCGTCGACAGCTGGCTGGTGTCCAGCACCCACGGCAAGACCGGCCGGTCCCGCAACCGGGCCCTGCTGCCGCGCCTCCTGCTGTCCGTCCTGATCGGACTGGCCCTGGCCGAGCCCCTGTTGTTCCAGGTGTTCGCCCCCGAGATGGACAAGTACCTGACCGAGGGCCGGGACCGCGCGGTCGAGACGTACTACGGCCGTCTGCTGGCCTGCAATCCGGTCGACGGCACGACCACCCTGAGCCGGGCGGGCTGCGCCGAGTACCAACTCGGGGTGCGTGGCGCTCCGGTGGCGCTCAAGAACCAGATCGACGCCGTCGAGGCGCAGTTGGGGAAGCTCACCCGGCATGTCGCCGAGGTCGACCGACGGCAGGCGAAGCTGGACGCCGTCTCCAACGAGCTGTGCTCCAAGAAGAACTACAAGCGCGTGCCCGGCGGTCGGGACGTCACCGAGCAGTGCGAGATCGCCCGCAGGCAGGCCGCCGCTTACAGCTCGGGCAACGACATCGACACCGAACGCGCCAAGGCGACGGCGCTGCGCAACCGGATGGACACCCTCACCGACCGGATGAAGCAGTCCACCGAGGAGTACCGCGCCAAGGTGATGGAGAAGGCGCGGGCCGAACGCGCCGACAAGGCGCGGGACTTGCGCGACACCGGACTGCTCGACCGCGCCGAGGCGCTCTGGGCCGTGATGACGAGCGCGTTCTACCCCTGCTATTTCGCCATCGTCCTCCATCTGCTGCTGCTCGTGTTCGACTCCCTGCCGGTCCTGGTGAAGTTCATGGCCGGGGTCAGCGCCTACGACATCGCCCTGCACGACCACCTGGCCGGCGCCCGGCGCGAGCGGGAGGCCGATCGCCGGGCGGACGAGGAGCAGGCGCGGGAGCGGCGGCGCACCGAACTGGCCCTGCTGCGCGCCCGTACCGCGGACGAGCGGGAGGTCGCCGAGCACGAGCTGGCCCAGTCCCGGGTGCGGCGCGAGAAGGAGCGTCGTGCGCTGGTCGAGGAGCTGACCCGCGCCCTCCTCGCCGACCGCCCGGACCGGAATATCCCGGTCCAGGAACAGAATGGTCAGGTACGGATCAAGCCACGGTAAGGTGCCCCGGTGACCACGCAATCGAACATTCCCGCAGGCTCGTACCCCGACGCGGACGGTACGCCCGGCG comes from the Streptomyces seoulensis genome and includes:
- a CDS encoding carbohydrate ABC transporter permease, yielding MSTRTLISPATLARPRGKAIYWTVFGSVVVLFALAFLFPVYWMASGAMKSPDEIARTPPTLVPEHWHLDGYTDAWDLMQLPQHLWNTVVQAAGAWAFQLVFCTAAAYALSKLKPAFGNVILGGILATLMVPAQALVVPKYLTAADLPLIHTSLLNDPLGIWLPAVANAFNLYLLKRFFDQLPRDVLEAAEIDGAGKLRTLWSVVLPMSRPVLGVVSIFALVAVWQDFLWPLMVFSDTDKQPISVALVQLSQNIQLTVLVAAMVIASIPMVALFLVFQRHIIAGISAGSTKG
- a CDS encoding Crp/Fnr family transcriptional regulator, whose amino-acid sequence is MTYAASRDADPESNWPRGSYLGRLTEAALGDLLTLGRPRRFGARDLLVRQGDTDRHTLLLLTGFTKVTATAQNGRESLLAIRLGGDIIGEMAAVGDMPRTATVTACGPVTARAVPHETLRAFLLRRPDAALELTGIVSERLRWANNRRLEFRGYNVKERLARILVDLAASHGRPGRDGVELGFTLTQPELAALTGAAEPTVHKALKELRDAELIATGYRTTTVLDLDLLREEARLLPSDLD
- a CDS encoding discoidin domain-containing protein, with the protein product MHSSTARHLKSLPALCAAVALAAGMTLALAPAAQAASGAALPFTSVEAESASTTGTKIGPDYTQGSLASEASGRQAVRLNSGQRVEFTVPRAANAVNVSYSVPDGQSGALAVYVNGARIAKTLPVTSKYSYVDTSWIAGAKSHHFFDNARLLLGQNVQAGDKVAFESTGTQVTVDVADFEQAAAAATQPAGSVSVVSKGADPSGGGDSTQAFRDAIAAAQGGTVWIPPGDYRITSSLSGVQNVTLRGAGHWYSVVHTSRFIDQSSSSGKVNLRDFAVIGEVTERVDSSPDNFVNGSLGPNSSVSGMWVQHMKVGLWLTGDNDNLVVENNRILDTTADGLNLNGNARGVRVSNNFLRNQGDDSLAMWSLNGPDSNSSFENNTISQPNLANGIAIYGGTDISVKNNLVSDTNALGSGIAISNQKFLDPFSPLAGTITVSGNTLVRTGAVNPNWNHPMGALRVDSYDSAINATVNITDTTITDSPYSAFEFVSGGGQGYPVRNVNVTGATVKNTGTVVVQAEAQGAATFKNVTATQVGVAGIYNCPYPANSGSFALTDGGGNSGWNSTWADCSTWPQPGQGNPDPDPGRNLAKGRPATATGSQDVYTPGKAADGDANTYWESANNAFPQSWTSDLGSAYPVRRVVLKLPPSSAWGARTQTIAVQGSTDGSNFTTLSAAKGYRFDPASGNTVTVSLPSGTSLRHLRLTVTANTGWPAAQFSEVEAYQTS
- a CDS encoding alpha-amylase family glycosyl hydrolase; its protein translation is MAQPSHARRQADWWRSAVIYQVYVRSFADGDGDGTGDLAGVRARLPYLAELGVDALWFNPWYLSPMKDGGYDVADYRTVDPAFGTLAEAEKLIAEARERGIRTIVDIVPNHVSDQHPWFRAALAAGPGSPERDLFHFRPGRGQDGELPPNDWPSQFVGSTEPVWTRLPDGDWYLHLFTPEQPDLNWAHPAVHREHEDILRFWFERGVEGVRIDSAALLAKDPDLPDLAGAPDPHPFVDRDELHDVYRSWRAVADEYGGVFVGEVWLPDAERFARYLRPDELHTAFNFAFLSCPWDADRLRAAIDSTLAEHAPVGAPATWVLCNHDITRTVTRYGRADTGFDFAAKAFGTPTDLALGTRRARAAALLSLALPGSVYLYQGEELGLPEADIPVDRIEDPMHHRSGGTDPGRDGCRVPLPWSADAPYAGFGSRGEPWLPQPAGWAEYAADRQERDPHSMLTLYREALAARPAFGEGPLTWLPAPEGVLAFARADGALCVVNLAATPTELPAHSELLLSSGPLDESGRLPQDTAVWLRA
- a CDS encoding DUF4407 domain-containing protein: MATDPGTRGPGRLLRAGIGVHEPVLDTVPSERPVYTRYGGLVLATALLGGISAAVALDALLQGASVWAMVAGGAVWTAFVFLVDSWLVSSTHGKTGRSRNRALLPRLLLSVLIGLALAEPLLFQVFAPEMDKYLTEGRDRAVETYYGRLLACNPVDGTTTLSRAGCAEYQLGVRGAPVALKNQIDAVEAQLGKLTRHVAEVDRRQAKLDAVSNELCSKKNYKRVPGGRDVTEQCEIARRQAAAYSSGNDIDTERAKATALRNRMDTLTDRMKQSTEEYRAKVMEKARAERADKARDLRDTGLLDRAEALWAVMTSAFYPCYFAIVLHLLLLVFDSLPVLVKFMAGVSAYDIALHDHLAGARREREADRRADEEQARERRRTELALLRARTADEREVAEHELAQSRVRREKERRALVEELTRALLADRPDRNIPVQEQNGQVRIKPR